Proteins from a single region of Acanthochromis polyacanthus isolate Apoly-LR-REF ecotype Palm Island chromosome 11, KAUST_Apoly_ChrSc, whole genome shotgun sequence:
- the LOC110960563 gene encoding LOW QUALITY PROTEIN: uncharacterized protein LOC110960563 (The sequence of the model RefSeq protein was modified relative to this genomic sequence to represent the inferred CDS: inserted 2 bases in 2 codons), with product MREDNNFPWVAIVDWLKKIFPGHYSADFRRLIERGIATTLSLGSYARLSFLESDVNFNFVGPICDSIGVERQHLLEMRDFSERAQSIEVTNGLILELCNFVAREKIAPVVLVTWLRNFNPEFCKNGDIQKAFKVLRTKIKRLKMCYRNYETRSYRRNAAMENLLQSPFELVREKPPKYIIKKRVKRDDGNHEKCTIKEEPESWEVTEAPEMNREAVRKKPKKEQVAADDGNNVDASNSGEPQTLLDIAMLSVQKLSIVYGGKTAACKQISLDLLRNQYALTCKEHPALAEFEKKLDTLSDSICLASPVVFLNHNAHFLVDVHDAIEQHLMSFEKEIIHSAGEKLGRDKLPKFKNFVNLPESATSRYIHTAFDILSPRTPNKQSYRKHWVAFCAEKKXPSKLGASQSNQINDYFEAAAALIHHHKEIALFLSDLLSLNNDECQNIILESVAADANDSVIQSLVCALAIVYCKVLGPYWQLLMSEREYSHFGQNILSLYQKFLDWSKDPSTLLEPEETTDVFLQFPLQENVFNGXSDRACLKRLIKVIATVTEEHLSDFLPGGKFSQVPSTDLSSQLVSCTFSVLMADYPFSSSNPDAKKRPDKATKQNLSSDSSQDDRSGSSDDDFGESSVVPNKKRLKEEHSPPTKKAHSRKPQEEHEDIMDPEYIAEMVRKNGGPCKTRQDVDKMMLRFDGMSRAERREAARCEIVYQKTVLNNTSAHLDGAFLNATQMVLKLKLALPRVKPGYSLVWAPRKTKLKPAIKNAAAGQNENRTLEAEQLHIQEQESLNVDFK from the exons ATGAGGGAGGACAATAACTTCCCCTGGGTCGCCATCGTAGACTGGCTCAAGAAAATCTTCCCTGGACATTACTCTGCTGACTTCCGTCGTCTGATTGAAAGAGGCATCGCTACAACGCTGAGTCTGGGAAGCTACGCCAGGTTGAGCTTCCTGGAATCAGACGTCAACTTTAACTTTGTTGGCCCGATTTGTGACAGCATTGGAGTAGAGCGGCAGCACCTTCTGGAGATGAGGGACTTTTCAGAACGGGCTCAGTCCATTGAAGTCACGAACGGATTGATTCTGGAGTTGTGCAACTTTGTCGCCAGGGAGAAGATCGCCCCGGTCGTTCTCGTCACTTGGCTCAGAAACTTCAACCCTGAGTTTTGCAAGAACGGCGACATTCAGAAGGCTTTTAAAGTCCTCAGAACCAAGATTAAAAGGTTAAAGATGTGTTATCGCAATTATGAAACAAGAAGTTACAGGAGGAACGCCGCGATGGAAAACCTGCTGCAGAGTCCGTTTGAGCTGGTCAGGGAAAAACCACCAAAATACATCATAAAGAAACGCGTCAAGAGGGACGATGGTAATCATGAAAAATGTACAATCAAGGAGGAACCTGAGAGCTGGGAAGTAACTGAAGCGCCTGAGATGAACAGAGAAGCCGTGAGAAAGAAACCAAAGAAAGAACAAGTCGCTGCAGATGATGGAAACAATGTGGACGCTTCCAACAGCGGAGAACCTCAGACTCTGCTCGACATCGCGATGCTGTCGGTGCAGAAGCTGTCGATAGTCTACGGCGGGAAAACTGCAGCGTGCAAACAAATTTCTCTGGATCTGCTCAGAAATCAGTACGCTTTGACCTGCAAGGAGCATCCGGCGCTGGCAGAGTTTGAGAAGAAACTCGACACTCTGAGCGACAGCATTTGCCTCGCCTCTCCCGTTGTGTTTTTAAACCACAACGCCCACTTCCTCGTCGACGTACACGACGCCATTGAGCAGCATCTCATGAGCTTCGAAAAGGAGATAATTCACTCCGCCGGGGAGAAACTGGGCCGAGATAAGCTTCCAAAGTTCAAGAACTTTGTGAATTTGCCGGAAAGTGCCACCTCACGCTACATCCACACAGCCTTCGACATTCTCAGCCCTCGCACCCCCAACAAGCAGAGCTACAGGAAACACTGGGTGGCTTTCTGCGCCGAGAAGA ATCCGTCCAAACTCGGAGCGAGCCAGTCGAACCAGATCAACGACTACTTCGAAGCTGCAGCCGCTCTAATtcatcaccacaaagagatcGCTCTCTTCCTGTCCGATCTGCTGTCTCTGAACAATGACGAATGTCAGAACATCATTCTGGAGAGCGTTGCGGCGGACGCAAATGATTCTGTGATTCAGAGTCTGGTGTGTGCTCTGGCCATAGTTTACTGTAAAGTCCTCGGCCCGTACTGGCAGCTGCTGATGAGCGAAAGAGAATACTCGCATTTCGGTCAGAACATCCTCAGCCTCTACCAGAAGTTCCTGGATTGGTCCAAAGATCCGTCGACTCTGCTGGAACCAGAAGAGACCACTGATGTTTTCCTGCAGTTCCCGCTGCAGGAGAATGTGTTTAACG GATCTGACAGAGCCTGTTTGAAGAGGCTGATAAAGGTAATCGCTACTGTTACTGAGGAACACCTGAGTGATTTTCTGCCAGGAGGGAAATTTTCTCAGGTCCCTTCAACAGATTTGAGCTCCCAGTTGGTGAGCTGCACGTTCTCCGTCTTAATGGCAGACTATCCCTTCAGCAGCTCGAATCCAGACGCCAAAAAACGCCCTGACAAGGCGACAAAACAAAACTTGTCATCAGATAGTTCGCAGGACGATCGATCTGGTTCATCCGACGACGACTTTGGTGAATCCTCCGTTGTGCCAAATAAAAAGCGCCTCAAAGAAGAGCACAGTCCACCGACAAAGAAAGCTCACAGTAGAAAGCCCCAAGAGGAGCACGAGGACATCATGGATCCAGAGTACATCGCAGAAATGGTGAGGAAAAACGGCGGTCCGTGCAAAACGAGGCAGGACGTGGATAAAATGATGCTGCGCTTTGATGGAATGTCTCGAGCCGAGAGGCGAGAAGCGGCTCGTTGTGAGATTGTTTACCAGAAAACGGTCCTGAACAACACAAGCGCACATCTGGACGGAGCCTTCCTCAACGCCACGCAGATGGTGTTGAAG